The sequence TGTGGTCGAAACCGGCGCGCACTTGCCGGACGCTCCCCATCCCACTTCCACCCATCCGCGCGCCAGCCTTCCTTCCCACTCGCTCCCCCTTTGGTTTGGTGTGAGAGTTCGACCGTACTCCCGGCGCTACTGCCGACAGCGTTCGGTATTGCCGCTAACAGTGACCAGCACCGCCGCTCCACTACGATGTGTGCCTCAGGCACTGGCGGGCAAGAGCGTCTCCCGGACCTCTTCGGCGCGGTCGGTCTCCGTGATGACCGCGATCTCGTCGCCGGCGGCGAGTTCGGTTCCCGGTAGCGGGATCGTTAGCGACTCGCGCGCTCGGCCGTGGGCGTAGATCCGCGCGCCGCCGGGGAGTTCGAGTTCGCTCATTCGCTTGCCGACCGCCGGCGAGTCGTCGGCGATCTCGAGGACGGTCAGTTGCAGGTTCGACGCGATGTCGGCGACGACGTTGAAGTCGCCGCCGAGCATGGCCGTCTTGGCCCCGGCCGCGCCGAGGCGCTCGGGGTAGATGATCTCGTCGACGTCCGCGGCGTACTTCTCGTAGATGCCCTGGCGGTAGTCCTCGTCAATCCGGAGGACGGTCCGGCAGCCGTGGTGGTCGCCGACCATGCAGGCCGCGAAGTTGACGTTCAGGTCTGGGGTGAAGGCGCCGATGGCGGCGGCATCCTCGATTCCCGCGTCGATGAGCGTCGCTTCGTCGGCCCCGTCGCCCCGAATCGTCTCGAACCCGTCGGACTCGGCCCGATCGATCCGATCGGGGTCGTTGTCGACGACGACGACGTCGTGTCCCTCCTCGGTCGTGATCCGAGCGGTTCGCGACCCGACCCGCCCGTACCCCACGATGACGAATCTCATGGTGCGTGGGTACACGCCCCGAGGTAAAATACGTTGGCTCACGGAACTGCGAGCCGGAGCGACCGCTACTCGACGACGAACACTCGCAGATCGTTCAGATTCGTCCCCGTCGGACCGGTGCGGATCAGGTCCCCGCGCTCGGCGAGGTACGGGTAGACGTCGTTGTCCGCGAGCATCTCGCGGGCTTGCTCGGCGTCGTCGACCGTCGTCTCGTCGACGACCGCCCCTGCGACGTCGGTCGCACCGTCGATCCCGTCCGTGTCGACGGCGGCGACGGTGATCCCGCCTTCGAGATCGAGGGCGGCGCTCGTCGCGAACTCCTGGTTCGGCCCGCCGGTGCCGCTGCCACGGACCGTCACCGTCGTCTCGCCGCCCGAGAGGATCACCGCCGGCGCCGAGACAGGAGTCCCCGTCGCTTGCGCCTCTTCGGCGACGGCGACGTGGGTCGTGGCCGCGTCCCGAGCCTCCCCGCGGACCCGCGAGGAGAGGATCAGCGTCTCGTAGCCCCGCTCGGCGGCCGCGTCGCGGGCCGCCTCAAGGACCGTCAGACCGTCGGCGACGACGTGGTTCGACACGGTCTCGAAGGCGGGATCGTCGGGACCCGGCGTCTCGTCGATCTCGCCGACCGCGCCGCGCTCGAGGCGGTCGGCGACGGCGTCGGGCACGTCGATCCCGTACCGGTCGACGACCGCGAGCGCGTCCTCGTAGGTCGACGCGTCGGGCGCCATCGGTCCGCTGGCGATCACGCTCAAGTCGTTTCCGACGACGTCGCTCAGGATCAGCGAGACGACCGTCGCGGGGGCCGCTCGGCGGGCCAGGTGGCCGCCCTTCAGCGCCGAGCAGTGTTTCCGGACGGCGTTGATCTCGTGGATATCGGCGCCGCTCTCGAGCAGCGCGTTCGTCGTCTCTTGGAGCGCCGCGAGCGAAACGTCGCCCGCGGGGGCGGGCATGACTGCGCTCCCGCCGCCGGTGATCGCCGCAAGCACGAGCGTCCGCTCGCCGGCCGCATCGGCGGCCGCGAGCAGTTCCCGCGTGCTCTCCACGCCGCGCTGGCTCGGGACCGGGTGATCGCCTTCCCGGATCGCAACGCGCTCGGTGTCGGCGGGATCGTCCGTGACGACGACGCCGCCGTCGATCCGATCGCCGAGAACGTCCTCGAGGGCCGCAGCGACGTGTGCGGCGGCGTTGCCGCCGCCGAGGACGACGACCTCGTCGTACGCCGAGAGGTCGTAGGTCTCGTCCGCGATGCGGAGGGTCTCGTCGGCGGCGCCGCCTTCTCGAGACTCCGCTGGAGTCTCGCTCCCCCCGAGGGAGACCGCCTCGCGGATCACGCGCTGCGGACGGCCGGCCTCGATGCCGGTCTCGACGCACTCGAGGGCGAGGTCGCGCGCGTCGGTGGTCGCCACCCGCTCGCGGTCCTCGATCACGCGCTCTCACCCGGCGGTCGTTCGCCCGTTCGATCCGGTCTAACCCTCGGCCCGGTCGCCGCGTCGACGGTCGGCGGGACGGCTCGCTGGCCTCTCATGGAGGTGGGTTTTCCAGAATCCGATAAGTGGGTTCGGGTCCGTCACCCGGGGTGGCGGTCGCCCACTATTCTCGAAGGCCTGACACCTGGGAAACATATCCACGAATATGTATCAATACGCGGCGAGGGCGGACGAGAACCTTTAACTAATCCGTATGGCTATGCTCGAGCATCCAATATGGGGGCATTCGAGCAACTCGCAACGTTCTTCGGCTTCGACGAGCACGATACTGACCTCGAGACGGAACTGATCGCGGGAATCACGACGTTTCTGGCGATGTCGTACATCATCGTCGTCAACCCGG comes from Haloterrigena salifodinae and encodes:
- a CDS encoding potassium channel family protein, which codes for MRFVIVGYGRVGSRTARITTEEGHDVVVVDNDPDRIDRAESDGFETIRGDGADEATLIDAGIEDAAAIGAFTPDLNVNFAACMVGDHHGCRTVLRIDEDYRQGIYEKYAADVDEIIYPERLGAAGAKTAMLGGDFNVVADIASNLQLTVLEIADDSPAVGKRMSELELPGGARIYAHGRARESLTIPLPGTELAAGDEIAVITETDRAEEVRETLLPASA
- a CDS encoding glycerate kinase type-2 family protein, encoding MIEDRERVATTDARDLALECVETGIEAGRPQRVIREAVSLGGSETPAESREGGAADETLRIADETYDLSAYDEVVVLGGGNAAAHVAAALEDVLGDRIDGGVVVTDDPADTERVAIREGDHPVPSQRGVESTRELLAAADAAGERTLVLAAITGGGSAVMPAPAGDVSLAALQETTNALLESGADIHEINAVRKHCSALKGGHLARRAAPATVVSLILSDVVGNDLSVIASGPMAPDASTYEDALAVVDRYGIDVPDAVADRLERGAVGEIDETPGPDDPAFETVSNHVVADGLTVLEAARDAAAERGYETLILSSRVRGEARDAATTHVAVAEEAQATGTPVSAPAVILSGGETTVTVRGSGTGGPNQEFATSAALDLEGGITVAAVDTDGIDGATDVAGAVVDETTVDDAEQAREMLADNDVYPYLAERGDLIRTGPTGTNLNDLRVFVVE